In the genome of Triticum urartu cultivar G1812 chromosome 5, Tu2.1, whole genome shotgun sequence, one region contains:
- the LOC125556137 gene encoding uncharacterized protein LOC125556137 has translation MELEMASQHGALLKVGLFVLVQALVYLILAQSSSVFSTTKTICPPPARSHSARRMVALLSDLPLGGEPSPRAGIVEPSSPVALAAHAHQKED, from the coding sequence ATGGAGCTGGAGATGGCGAGCCAGCACGGTGCCTTGCTGAAGGTGGGGCTGTTCGTGCTGGTGCAGGCGCTGGTGTACCTCATCCTCGCCCAGTCCTCCTCCGTCTTCTCCACCACCAAGACCATCTGCCCTCCCCCGGCGCGCTCCCACAGCGCCCGCCGCATGGTCGCGCTGCTCTCCGACCTGCCGCTCGGCGGCGAGCCCTCGCCCCGCGCCGGCATCGTGGAGCCGTCGTCGCCCGTGGCCCTGGCCGCCCACGCCCACCAGAAGGAGGATTAG